A window from Balearica regulorum gibbericeps isolate bBalReg1 chromosome 1, bBalReg1.pri, whole genome shotgun sequence encodes these proteins:
- the CDCA3 gene encoding cell division cycle-associated protein 3 produces MGVSGSAPATPAALCNKHLAHVTDPRSPSAGILRTPIEVVSSPASSPQPGSAEPAAGTSQDRDPRSPTPGISRTPMRAALSDSVDCLVKQLSEAFGAEAAPQEPAPSGAACPTEEPAAEEPARQSSPPAGGSEAAAASGEEAEGSPSLSVAPARPARVAGPGFSSGSKPVRRKTNNKIMASSGGTCRSPLSILQDDNSPSAPVPRQGKRHVLGESLGEKKEVTVDLSRSLKSGNCAWSDLNKENQQCPLVEN; encoded by the exons ATGGGGGTCTCCGGCAGCGCCCCGGCCACCCCTGCCGCTCTCTGCAACAAGCACCTGGCGCACGTCACCGACCCCCGCTCCCCCAGCGCCGGTATCCTGCGCACCCCTATTGAG GTGGTGAGTTCCCCGGCGAGCAGCCCTCAGCCCGGCTCCGCCGAGCCGGCGGCGGGTACCAGCCAGGACCGGGACCCGCGTTCGCCCACGCCCGGCATCTCCCGCACGCCCATGAGAGCCGCGTTGAGTG ACAGCGTGGACTGCCTGGTGAAGCAGCTCAGCGAGGCCTTCGGGGCTGAGGCCGCGCCCCAGGAACCGGCGCCGTCGGGAGCGGCCTGCCCCACTGAGGAGCCGGCAGCGGAGGAGCCGGCCCGGCAGAGCTCTCCGCCCGCGGGCGGCTCGGAGGCGGCCGCCGCCTCGGGAGAAGAGGCGGAGGGGTCGCCCTCTCTCAGCGTGGCCCCGGCTCGGCCAGCCCGCGTTGCCGGGCCTGGCTTCTCCTCGG GGAGCAAGCCTGTAAGACGCAAGaccaacaacaaaataatgGCATCATCTGGTGGAACTTGCCGTTCTCCTCTCAGCATACTACAAGATGATAATTCCCCCAGTGCTCCTGTCCCTCGCCAG gGTAAGAGGCATGTGTTGGGAGAGAGCCttggggagaagaaggaagtgaCAGTGGATCTGAGCAGGAGCCTCAAATCTGGGAACTGTGCTTGGAGTGACTTGAACAAAGAGAACCAACAGTGTCCTTTGGTGGAGAACtag
- the GNB3 gene encoding guanine nucleotide-binding protein G(I)/G(S)/G(T) subunit beta-3, whose product MGEMEQMKQEAEQLKKQIADARKACADTTLAQIVSGVEVVGRIQMRTRRTLRGHLAKIYAMHWSTDSKLLVSASQDGKLIVWDTYTTNKVHAIPLRSSWVMTCAYAPSGNFVACGGLDNMCSIYNLKTREGNVKVSRELSAHTGYLSCCRFLDDNNIVTSSGDTTCALWDIETGQQKTVFLGHTGDCMSLAVSPDFKLFISGACDATAKLWDVREGTCRQTFSGHESDINAICFFPNGEAICTGSDDATCRLFDLRADQELIVYSHESIICGITSVAFSRSGRLLLAGYDDFNCNIWDSLKAERVGILSGHDNRVSCLGVTADGMAVATGSWDSFLKIWN is encoded by the exons ATTGTGTCTGGAGTGGAAGTTGTTGGCCGCATCCAGATGCGGACCCGAAGGACCCTGCGTGGGCACCTGGCCAAGATCTACGCCATGCACTGGTCCACAGACTCCAA ACTTCTGGTCAGTGCTTCACAAGATGGGAAACTGATTGTGTGGGATACATACACAACTAACAAG GTTCATGCCATCCCTTTGCGTTCTTCCTGGGTCATGACCTGTGCCTATGCCCCTTCAGGCAATTTTGTGGCCTGTGGAGGCCTTGACAACATGTGCTCCATCTACAACCTCAAGACTCGTGAAGGCAACGTAAAAGTGAGCAGGGAGCTCTCAGCCCATACAG GTTACCTCTCCTGCTGCCGATTTCTTGATGACAACAATATTGTGACTAGCTCTGGAGATACCACATG TGCGCTCTGGGACATTGAGACGGGGCAGCAGAAGACTGTGTTCCTGGGTCACACCGGAGACTGTATGAGCTTGGCCGTCTCTCCAGACTTCAAACTCTTCATCTCTGGGGCTTGTGATGCTACTGCCAAACTGTGGGATGTGCGGGAGGGCACCTGCCGTCAGACCTTCTCAGGGCATGAGTCCGATATCAACGCCATCTGC TTCTTCCCTAATGGCGAAGCCATCTGCACCGGCTCAGATGATGCCACTTGCCGTCTCTTTGACCTCCGGGCAGACCAGGAGCTCATAGTGTACTCTCATGAGAGCATCATCTGTGGAATCACATCAGTCGCCTTCTCCCGCAGTGGGCGCCTCTTGCTTGCTGGATATGATGACTTCAACTGCAACATCTGGGACTCTCTGAAAGCAGAGCGTGTGG GAATCCTTTCTGGTCATGACAACAGAGTGAGCTGCCTGGGGGTGACGGCAGATGGCATGGCTGTTGCCACCGGCTCCTGGGACAGCTTCCTCAAGATTTGGAACTGA